One Eublepharis macularius isolate TG4126 chromosome 6, MPM_Emac_v1.0, whole genome shotgun sequence DNA segment encodes these proteins:
- the RAP2B gene encoding ras-related protein Rap-2b: protein MREYKVVVLGSGGVGKSALTVQFVTGSFIEKYDPTIEDFYRKEIEVDSSPSVLEILDTAGTEQFASMRDLYIKNGQGFILVYSLVNQQSFQDIKPMRDQIIRVKRYEKVPMILVGNKVDLEGEREVSFGEGKALAEEWSCPFMETSAKNKASVDELFAEIVRQMNYASQPNGDDQCCSSCVIL from the coding sequence ATGCGGGAATACAAAGTGGTCGTGCTGGGCTCGGGCGGGGTGGGCAAGTCGGCGCTCACCGTCCAGTTCGTGACGGGCTCCTTCATCGAGAAGTACGACCCCACCATCGAGGACTTCTACCGCAAGGAGATCGAGGTGGACTCCTCGCCGTCGGTGCTGGAGATTCTGGACACGGCCGGCACCGAGCAGTTCGCCTCCATGCGGGACTTGTACATCAAGAACGGGCAGGGCTTCATCCTGGTCTACAGCCTGGTCAACCAGCAGAGCTTCCAGGACATCAAGCCCATGCGGGACCAGATCATCCGGGTCAAGAGGTACGAGAAAGTGCCCATGATCCTAGTGGGCAACAAGGTGGACCTGGAGGGCGAGCGGGAGGTCTCCTTCGGGGAAGGCAAAGCGCTGGCCGAGGAGTGGAGCTGCCCCTTCATGGAAACTTCGGCCAAAAACAAAGCCTCGGTGGACGAACTCTTTGCCGAGATCGTCCGGCAGAtgaactacgcttcccagccCAACGGGGACGATCAGTGCTGCTCTTCTTGCGTGATCCTCTGA